In bacterium YEK0313, one genomic interval encodes:
- the ribE gene encoding Riboflavin synthase — protein sequence MFTGIITDIGEILAVKDEGTARHLTVACAYPADTIPLGASICHMGVCLTVTSLKEGSNHTVITVDASAETLARTTIGSWETGRKVNLERALRIGDELGGHIVTGHVDGVAEIIGRDDKDGTASLVFRAPRELAKFIAEKGSVGLDGTSLTVNGVKDDTFTVTLIPHTLAVTTWGEAKVGDRVNLEVDMMARYSARLAEAKAEGY from the coding sequence ATGTTCACCGGCATCATTACCGACATCGGCGAAATCCTCGCCGTCAAGGACGAGGGCACGGCCCGCCATCTGACCGTGGCCTGCGCCTATCCGGCCGATACGATCCCGCTCGGCGCCTCCATCTGCCATATGGGCGTCTGCCTGACGGTGACCTCGCTGAAGGAGGGCTCCAACCACACGGTCATCACCGTCGACGCGTCGGCGGAGACGCTGGCGCGCACGACCATCGGCAGCTGGGAGACGGGCCGCAAGGTCAACCTCGAGCGCGCGCTGCGCATCGGCGACGAGCTCGGCGGCCATATCGTCACCGGCCATGTCGACGGCGTCGCCGAGATCATCGGGCGCGACGACAAGGACGGCACGGCCTCGCTGGTCTTTCGCGCGCCGCGCGAGCTCGCCAAGTTCATTGCCGAGAAGGGCTCGGTCGGGCTCGACGGCACCTCGCTCACCGTCAATGGCGTGAAGGACGACACCTTCACCGTGACGCTCATTCCCCACACCCTCGCGGTGACGACCTGGGGCGAGGCCAAGGTCGGCGACCGGGTCAATCTCGAAGTGGACATGATGGCCCGCTACTCGGCACGCCTTGCGGAGGCGAAGGCCGAGGGCTACTAA
- the ribH1 gene encoding 6,7-dimethyl-8-ribityllumazine synthase 1 produces the protein MAAPRSAPAEVIKTPARVLIVEARFYDDLADALLDGAKAKIEAAGATCEVHTVPGALEIPAAIAMLVDGAAARGEPFDGAVALGTVIRGETTHYEIVSIESSRALMDLAVARKLPLGNGILTVENDAQAWARARRSEMDKGGGAAEACLAMIRLKRKAETR, from the coding sequence ATGGCCGCCCCACGTTCCGCACCTGCCGAGGTGATCAAGACCCCCGCCCGGGTGCTGATCGTCGAGGCCCGTTTCTACGACGACCTCGCCGATGCGCTGCTCGACGGCGCGAAGGCGAAGATCGAGGCGGCGGGCGCGACCTGCGAGGTCCACACCGTTCCCGGCGCGCTGGAGATCCCGGCCGCCATCGCCATGCTGGTCGACGGCGCGGCGGCGCGGGGCGAGCCCTTCGACGGGGCTGTGGCGCTCGGCACGGTGATCCGCGGCGAGACCACCCATTACGAGATCGTCTCGATCGAGAGCTCGCGCGCGCTGATGGATCTTGCCGTGGCCCGCAAGCTGCCGCTCGGCAACGGCATCCTGACCGTCGAGAACGATGCCCAGGCCTGGGCGCGGGCCCGCCGCTCCGAAATGGACAAGGGTGGTGGCGCGGCCGAAGCCTGCCTCGCCATGATCCGCCTGAAACGCAAGGCGGAGACGCGCTGA
- a CDS encoding hypothetical protein (N utilization substance protein B homolog), with protein sequence MAAPLKQANKRGTARLAAVQALYQMDVAHTDINEVIGAFQVFWMGQEVEGETYLPADHQFFRDIIQGVMREQQRVDVAINMILDTDWPLKRIEAVLRAVLRAGCYELFERPDIPARVIITEYVDVADAFVDRDEVGMVNAVLDRIAKRARPAEMGEAPKP encoded by the coding sequence ATGGCCGCTCCCCTGAAACAGGCCAACAAGCGCGGCACGGCCCGGCTCGCCGCGGTGCAGGCGCTCTACCAGATGGATGTCGCCCACACCGACATCAACGAGGTGATCGGCGCCTTCCAGGTGTTCTGGATGGGCCAGGAGGTGGAGGGCGAAACCTATCTGCCGGCCGATCACCAGTTCTTCCGCGACATCATCCAGGGCGTGATGCGCGAGCAGCAGCGCGTCGACGTCGCGATCAACATGATCCTCGATACCGACTGGCCGCTGAAGCGTATCGAAGCGGTGCTGCGCGCCGTGCTGCGCGCCGGCTGTTACGAACTGTTCGAGCGCCCGGACATTCCGGCACGGGTGATCATCACCGAATATGTCGATGTCGCCGACGCCTTCGTCGACCGCGACGAGGTCGGCATGGTCAATGCGGTGCTCGACCGCATTGCCAAGCGGGCAAGGCCTGCCGAAATGGGCGAGGCGCCCAAGCCCTGA
- the thiL gene encoding Thiamine-monophosphate kinase, with product MIGRILTGGDDYEILATVPPKALAPLEAAARAAGVAVTVVGKVTPGHAVVLRGADGRALDLGSGRFEHF from the coding sequence GTGATCGGCCGGATCCTGACCGGTGGCGACGACTACGAGATTCTCGCGACCGTCCCGCCCAAGGCCCTGGCGCCGCTCGAGGCCGCCGCTCGCGCGGCAGGCGTGGCGGTGACGGTGGTCGGCAAGGTGACGCCCGGCCATGCCGTCGTTTTGCGCGGCGCGGACGGCCGGGCGCTGGACCTCGGCAGCGGCCGGTTCGAGCATTTCTGA
- the ydfH_10 gene encoding putative HTH-type transcriptional regulator YdfH encodes MARTSHPTSAAGAGGPPERKATAGSLTEQAYQAIKEKIITLYFLPGQYLNEQAICELLHLGRTPVHQALQRLQVEGLVDIVPRKGVIIQPDSIGRILEILDARLVVETEIARKAAEMAEPDDIAALQAILDRHSQGEHGGGAIDAFVECDRAFHVKISETSRNHVLGDFARVLHERSTRSWYLHLWQTLDTEASDRQHRAILAAIRAGDGEAAAGAMREHLTSLRERVAHLQQTAPRRALG; translated from the coding sequence ATGGCCAGGACATCCCATCCGACCAGCGCGGCAGGCGCCGGAGGCCCGCCCGAGCGCAAGGCGACGGCCGGCTCGCTGACCGAGCAGGCCTATCAGGCGATCAAGGAAAAGATCATCACGCTCTATTTCCTGCCCGGCCAATATCTCAACGAACAGGCGATCTGCGAGCTCCTGCATCTCGGCCGCACGCCGGTGCACCAGGCGCTGCAGCGGCTCCAGGTGGAAGGGCTCGTCGATATCGTGCCGCGCAAGGGCGTGATCATCCAGCCGGACTCCATCGGGCGGATCCTGGAGATCCTCGATGCCCGCCTGGTGGTGGAGACCGAGATCGCGCGCAAGGCCGCCGAGATGGCCGAACCCGACGATATCGCGGCGCTGCAGGCGATCCTCGACCGGCATTCGCAGGGCGAGCACGGCGGCGGGGCGATCGACGCCTTCGTCGAATGCGACCGCGCCTTTCACGTCAAGATCAGCGAGACCTCGCGCAACCACGTTCTGGGCGACTTTGCCCGGGTGCTGCACGAACGTTCCACGCGGTCGTGGTACCTGCATCTCTGGCAGACCCTGGATACGGAGGCCTCGGACCGCCAGCACCGGGCGATCCTCGCGGCGATCCGGGCCGGCGACGGCGAGGCGGCGGCGGGCGCGATGCGCGAGCATCTCACGAGCCTGCGCGAGCGCGTGGCCCATCTCCAGCAGACCGCGCCGCGCCGGGCGCTCGGCTGA
- the nadC gene encoding putative nicotinate-nucleotide pyrophosphorylase [carboxylating], translated as MSPLPLFLYEPLVRTALAEDLGRAGDITSTAVIPAELSATLTLTARRPGVVAGLDAATLAFRLVDPAITLSVQRSDGQEVAEGAVIATVTGPARGLLSAERTALNLLGHLSGVATATAGVVKAVAGHACTIVCTRKTTPGLRTLEKYAVRMGGGGNHRFGLDDAVLVKDNHIALAGGIRTAVERARAGVGHLVKIEVEVDTLAQLEEVLSLGVDAVLLDNMSTGDLAHAVAMVGGRAITEASGRITPEIAPAVAATGVDLISIGWLTHSAPVLDIGLDYRS; from the coding sequence ATGAGCCCGCTCCCTCTCTTCCTCTACGAGCCCCTGGTCCGGACCGCGCTCGCCGAGGACCTCGGCCGTGCCGGCGACATCACCAGCACGGCGGTGATCCCGGCCGAGCTCTCGGCGACGCTGACCTTGACGGCACGCCGGCCGGGCGTCGTCGCCGGGCTCGACGCCGCCACGCTCGCCTTTCGCCTCGTCGATCCTGCCATCACGCTGTCGGTCCAGCGCTCCGACGGCCAGGAGGTCGCCGAAGGCGCGGTCATCGCGACCGTCACAGGCCCGGCGCGCGGGCTGCTCAGCGCCGAGCGCACGGCGCTCAACCTGCTCGGCCATCTGAGCGGGGTTGCCACCGCGACGGCGGGCGTCGTCAAGGCCGTCGCCGGCCATGCCTGCACCATCGTCTGCACGCGCAAGACGACGCCGGGGCTCAGGACGCTCGAGAAATATGCGGTGCGGATGGGCGGCGGCGGCAACCACCGCTTCGGCCTCGACGACGCCGTGCTGGTCAAGGACAACCATATCGCGCTCGCCGGCGGCATCCGCACGGCGGTCGAGCGGGCGCGGGCCGGCGTCGGCCATCTCGTCAAGATCGAGGTGGAGGTCGATACCCTCGCCCAGCTCGAAGAGGTGCTGTCGCTCGGCGTCGATGCCGTTCTGCTCGACAATATGAGCACCGGCGACCTCGCCCATGCCGTCGCCATGGTCGGCGGCCGGGCGATCACCGAGGCGTCGGGCCGGATCACGCCGGAAATCGCGCCGGCGGTGGCGGCCACCGGCGTCGACCTCATCTCCATCGGCTGGCTGACGCACAGCGCTCCGGTCCTGGATATCGGCCTCGACTACCGCAGCTGA